One Thermogemmata fonticola DNA window includes the following coding sequences:
- the der gene encoding ribosome biogenesis GTPase Der, which produces MAGARREGSGLPVVAIVGRPNVGKSSLFNWLVGRRISIVDPTPGVTRDRVSATVEYAGRYFELVDTGGVGVVDRADLSTAVERQIEYALASAAVVVFVVDVRSGLVGLDEEVAERLRRWGKPVILAANKADTEVLACAVGDFYKLGFGAPLPVSAEQKRGKEELLEAILSRLPAAEVTAPPEAALKLAVVGRRNAGKSTFINSLAGAERVIVSEVPGTTRDSIDVRIERDGRVYLVIDTAGVRKRSSLADSIEFYSLHRAERAIRRADVVLHFLDAQLRIGRVDKQLADYIVREHKPAIFVVNKWDLVKDRVTTEAMGEYLRRVFPMLEHVPIAFISAKSGRNVLRVVHLAAELHKQAGVRVNTGDLNRVLRQALEAYSPPLRHNRVPKLYYATQVAVHPPTIVLFTNGPELFDAVYLRYLSRVLRDHFPFPEVALKLVLRGRSGGGSRDGDDGGTAAQEMAAEQLADPETEPFSLAEEETPMPRREPSMRRSKTDNPDTWKL; this is translated from the coding sequence ATGGCTGGCGCGAGGAGAGAAGGCAGCGGCCTGCCGGTGGTGGCGATCGTAGGACGGCCCAATGTGGGCAAGTCGTCGCTGTTCAACTGGCTGGTGGGGCGGCGGATCAGCATTGTGGACCCGACGCCGGGAGTGACGCGGGATCGTGTCTCCGCCACGGTGGAGTATGCGGGCCGGTACTTCGAGTTGGTCGATACCGGCGGCGTGGGGGTCGTCGATCGGGCCGATTTGAGCACGGCGGTGGAGCGGCAGATCGAATACGCCCTGGCCTCGGCGGCGGTCGTGGTGTTCGTCGTGGATGTGCGTAGCGGCCTGGTGGGTCTCGATGAGGAGGTGGCGGAGCGGCTGCGCCGCTGGGGCAAGCCGGTGATCCTGGCAGCGAACAAGGCGGACACCGAGGTGCTGGCCTGCGCCGTCGGGGATTTTTACAAACTCGGCTTCGGGGCACCGCTCCCTGTGTCCGCGGAGCAAAAGCGGGGGAAGGAGGAATTGCTGGAGGCGATCTTGAGCCGGTTGCCGGCAGCGGAAGTAACGGCTCCGCCGGAAGCCGCCTTGAAATTGGCCGTCGTCGGCCGGCGCAACGCCGGGAAAAGCACCTTCATCAACAGCCTGGCTGGGGCGGAGCGGGTCATCGTCTCGGAAGTGCCGGGGACCACGCGGGACAGCATCGACGTGCGCATCGAACGAGATGGCCGGGTCTATCTGGTCATCGACACCGCCGGGGTGCGCAAGCGGTCCTCCCTGGCCGATAGCATCGAGTTTTACAGCTTGCACCGGGCAGAACGAGCCATCCGGCGGGCTGATGTCGTCCTCCATTTTCTCGACGCTCAGTTGCGCATCGGACGGGTGGACAAACAACTGGCGGATTACATCGTGCGGGAACACAAGCCGGCGATCTTCGTGGTCAACAAGTGGGATTTGGTGAAGGATCGGGTGACGACGGAGGCGATGGGGGAGTATCTGCGGCGGGTGTTTCCCATGCTGGAGCATGTGCCGATCGCTTTTATCAGTGCCAAGAGCGGGCGGAATGTGCTGCGGGTGGTGCATTTGGCGGCGGAGCTGCACAAGCAGGCCGGTGTGCGCGTCAATACCGGGGACCTCAACCGCGTCCTGCGGCAGGCGCTGGAAGCCTACAGCCCGCCCCTGCGGCACAACCGTGTGCCCAAGCTCTACTATGCCACGCAGGTCGCCGTCCATCCGCCGACCATTGTCCTGTTCACCAACGGGCCGGAGCTGTTCGACGCCGTCTATCTCCGCTACCTGAGCCGGGTCCTGCGGGACCATTTCCCCTTCCCCGAAGTGGCGCTCAAGCTGGTCCTGCGGGGGCGGAGCGGCGGCGGGAGCCGGGATGGCGATGACGGAGGAACCGCAGCGCAGGAAATGGCGGCGGAGCAACTCGCCGATCCGGAGACGGAACCGTTCTCCCTGGCGGAGGAGGAAACCCCGATGCCGCGGCGGGAACCCTCCATGCGCCGGAGCAAGACCGACAACCCGGACACGTGGAAGCTGTAA